Genomic DNA from Tistrella bauzanensis:
CCCGTGAGCAGCGTGCGTTGGAGCAGGAGCGCCTTCTCCAGCACCGATGACAGCGCCACTTCGGACGCGAGGCGCCGCGCCAGCAGGTCCTGGTCCGGCTCGTCGCGCAGCGCCTCGATCACGCCGCGGGTGATCGGCAGCGACGTGCTGCCGGCCTCGCGCAAGTTCTCGAAGGTGGTATTACGCGTGCCGGAAACCAGCTCCTGCAAGACCTCCAGCTTGGCTTCGTACTCCTCCTGGATCAGCGGCGTCAGCCCGACGCCGGGCACCGTCTCGGTCTTAGTGCAGGAGTCGCACGTGCGCTGCACCTGCTCTCCGAGGGCGCGCGTGGCCCATTCGGTCGCCTGCTGCGGCGACGTCCAGGTCTGGCAGGACAGGCTCGCGCAACTGGTGGACGCGATGGAGGAGGTGTCCGTCACGCCGCGACCGTTGACCAGGTTGTAGCCCGCGCGGGTGACGTCGCCGACCACCCGGATGGCGGACTGGCCCGCGCCACCGGCATTGCTGCCGCCCACCCAGGGCACGCCGTCGTTGCCGCGGCGCGTCTCGGCCTGCTCGACGGCCGATACGGCATCGTTGCTGCCAACCGCGTCACGCAGGGCCATGCCTTCGGCCATCTGGCTCCAGCCAAGCTGGCCACCCGCCGTCTCGGCCATCTTCTCCGCCATGGCGCGGCACGTCAGCTTGGAGCGGTCGAAGTCCAGCCGCGCCTGCAGCACGCCGTTAGTCAGCAGGTTGTACAGGCCCGGATCGGCGCGCTGAATGATCAGCGCCGGCAGCGATGCAACCGCGCTGGTCGCGCTCTGGATCACGTTGCTCATGATCTGCTGAAAGCCGTTCGTGATGCCGTTAAGCTGATTGCGCAGCGTGGTCTGGATGCTCATGTCGCCGCAGATCAGGTTGCTGTTCCACCCCACGCCGACCCCGATGGAACGCATGCCGGCCGCGCGGCCCATGGACACCGCACTGCCACCGCCGATCGAGTACATGACGTCATCGCCGAGGACGGGGCCGCTGTTCTGGTATCCGACCTGCGCCCACGCCATGCCGCAGACCAGAGCGAGCGTGCCGGCCAGCGCCGTCGGGCGCAGCAGGCGGCACGCCTTGGCGGAAAGGTTCATCGGTTCAGGACGCTTCATCGTGGCACCTCAGAGGAAATCGACGCTGCCCAGGAACACCTGACCGCGGCGTTCGCAGCACGCATAGGGACGCCACAGCGCCCAGGCGTAGTCGCCTTGCTGGGCCTGGGTCAGCGTGCCGCTGTGCGGGAACACCACGCAGGTGTTGGACAGGCGCGGCGTCAGCTCCTGCCACTTGCCCGTAGAGGCATCACCCTCCATCAGCTCGCCGGCCGGCCAGTAGCCGTCGCGGGCGTTGGCAAGCAGCGGCTGGTACACGTGGATCTGCCCGCGGCGCGTGACGACATCGCCCGCGCGCTGGGCCACCACAGCCCCGGATTTTTGGTCGTCGGTCTGGTGCAGGAAGCCGCCGCGCGGATAGACGTTGCCCCAGAGATTCATCGTGGTGCGCGCACCGACCTCGCGCATGCCCGGAATCAACGCCTCCGGGTAGGCCATTTCAGGCACGTTGTAGCGCCAAGCCAGCGTGTCCAGCGTGCTGAGTAGATACGGCATGAAGGCCGTGCCCGCGCCTTGGCAGAAATAGCCCGACGACGATGCGAACTGGTTGAATACCTCGCCGCCAGGATGGCCGATGACATCGCTGTTCTTGAATTTGGCGAGGTTGTTTTCGTGGTCTTCGTTCGTGGTCCCATCCCCACCTGCCTGTGCGGATGGGTTGGGCGTGCTCATCGCCTGCACTTCGACCCAGGGGTTCTCCCCGGTGTTGCTGTAGCTGGAGACGACCGCATCGGGCACGTAGTGCCGGACCTTGGTGGACGTGCGCACCGTGCAGCCCGTCCAGGTGCAGTAGAGCCAGTAGCAGATGCCCACCACCCGGTATTCCAGGCAGTCCGGCGACATGACGGAGGACACGATGGTGGCGGTGTTCAGGGCGTAGCTGCCGGTGGCGCTGACCAACAGCAGCGAGGCCACGGCGACGCGCAGGCGGCGCAGCAAGTCGAATGGGCGATGGGTCACGGCTGCGTCCTCCGGTACTGCTCGATGCGGGACACCGCCCGGGCCACGTCCGGCTCGCCATAGACCACATAGCGTTGATCTACCACGACGGCCGGGATGGCGGCGACGCCCAGGCTCCATGCATCGGCGACGCCCTGGTAGGCGGTGCCGATGCGGCGCTGAAGATCGGTGCCGCCTTGGTTCAGTCGTTGCCGGACGATGGCTGCTGCCCGCTCGGGGTCGGCCGGCAGATCCGCGGAAAGCTCGGCCTCGATCCGGGGCGCTTCGTCCAACTCGATCAGCCGCTCGCCGCCGGCGGTCTTGACCGGGTGGCGGCTGTCGGTGACGACCACCACGTCGGCGGCGAAGGTGGCCGGGCTGAACACGGCCAGAGATGCCGGCAGCGCCACGGCCAGGCCAAGGGTTCGCCAGCCTGGTGCGAACCGGGTAAAAGCTGCTGGCATGTCATGCGCCCCGGAAGTTGATCAGGGCCATAGTCAAACGCCGAACCCCACGCGGCCCCAACAAACAATGCGCATCGCGGCCACCCCGCATACCTGCTTGCGTCGCTGCGAAGAAAAAGCGGAGGCCGAAGCCTCCGCGCTGATCAACGAAGCAGTGCAACCTTTACAGCAGGCCGGACTCCGCAAAGGAGAACGGGGCACCCTGGCCGACGATGATGTGGTCCAGTACCCGCACATCGATGAGCGCCAGCGCGACCTGCAGTTGCTGGGTCAGCATGCGATCCGCGCTCGACGGTTCGGAGATGCCCGAGGGGTGCTGGTGGCTGAAGACCACCGCGGCGGCATTCAACTCCAGCACACGCTGCGCGACGACACGCGGATAGACCGATGTCGAGTTGATCGTGCCCCTGAACAACGGCTCGTAGGCCAGCACCTGGTGCATGCTGTCCAGGAACACAGCGGCGAATATCTCATTGGGCTCAGCGACCAGTTTCAGACGCAGGTAGTCCCGCACAGCGGCCGGTCGGCTGAGGCACGGTCCAGCTTTGAAGATCCGTCTCTCCAGCAGCACGATGGCTTGCTGGATGATCCAGTCCTCGTGTTGGGTAGCGATGGCGGAAAGCGACTCCAGGTAGGAGTCATTGACGACGAAAGACATGGCGAACCTCCAGACGGTGAGATCGGAGGGCGCGCGCCCTGGGAGGGCAAGCCCTCCTGGGGAACGAACAAGGTGCATCCATCACCGCGGTAGCGGTGATCGTTCGCGGCCAGGACGCGAGGCGAACGGGTTGCGGTCAGCGCAGCGGACTGCGCCGTAGCCTTGAAGACCGGGGCTACCTGGGCATGTCGCCGACGACGTCGGCAGGCATTTCCGATGTGGGTGTGGTGGCGGGATCGCCGGCGGCGAGCATGTCCATGGCTGACAGCAAGGCATCGCCCTCGATCGGACCCTGCAGCAGGATCGCCTTGCCGCTTTCGCGATCGTGCAGCCGCAGCGACGGCGTGGCGGTCACGCCGCTGTTCGTGGCTTCCGCAGTTTGGGTACGAATCGCCGCGTCGGGCCGCTCGCTCGCGATGCACTGCTCGATGGCTGGCGTCAGGTCGGGGTAGCGCAGGTCCTC
This window encodes:
- a CDS encoding integrating conjugative element protein produces the protein MKRPEPMNLSAKACRLLRPTALAGTLALVCGMAWAQVGYQNSGPVLGDDVMYSIGGGSAVSMGRAAGMRSIGVGVGWNSNLICGDMSIQTTLRNQLNGITNGFQQIMSNVIQSATSAVASLPALIIQRADPGLYNLLTNGVLQARLDFDRSKLTCRAMAEKMAETAGGQLGWSQMAEGMALRDAVGSNDAVSAVEQAETRRGNDGVPWVGGSNAGGAGQSAIRVVGDVTRAGYNLVNGRGVTDTSSIASTSCASLSCQTWTSPQQATEWATRALGEQVQRTCDSCTKTETVPGVGLTPLIQEEYEAKLEVLQELVSGTRNTTFENLREAGSTSLPITRGVIEALRDEPDQDLLARRLASEVALSSVLEKALLLQRTLLTGKKEPNVAANELAVQAVNHESDTLDREIRNLKTELELRRELANNSPMAIIQRHGTRAAGSRGIYEGDPVPDRLDQLQKGNPGARP
- a CDS encoding TIGR03756 family integrating conjugative element protein, with amino-acid sequence MTHRPFDLLRRLRVAVASLLLVSATGSYALNTATIVSSVMSPDCLEYRVVGICYWLYCTWTGCTVRTSTKVRHYVPDAVVSSYSNTGENPWVEVQAMSTPNPSAQAGGDGTTNEDHENNLAKFKNSDVIGHPGGEVFNQFASSSGYFCQGAGTAFMPYLLSTLDTLAWRYNVPEMAYPEALIPGMREVGARTTMNLWGNVYPRGGFLHQTDDQKSGAVVAQRAGDVVTRRGQIHVYQPLLANARDGYWPAGELMEGDASTGKWQELTPRLSNTCVVFPHSGTLTQAQQGDYAWALWRPYACCERRGQVFLGSVDFL
- a CDS encoding TIGR03757 family integrating conjugative element protein — translated: MPAAFTRFAPGWRTLGLAVALPASLAVFSPATFAADVVVVTDSRHPVKTAGGERLIELDEAPRIEAELSADLPADPERAAAIVRQRLNQGGTDLQRRIGTAYQGVADAWSLGVAAIPAVVVDQRYVVYGEPDVARAVSRIEQYRRTQP
- a CDS encoding JAB domain-containing protein — encoded protein: MSFVVNDSYLESLSAIATQHEDWIIQQAIVLLERRIFKAGPCLSRPAAVRDYLRLKLVAEPNEIFAAVFLDSMHQVLAYEPLFRGTINSTSVYPRVVAQRVLELNAAAVVFSHQHPSGISEPSSADRMLTQQLQVALALIDVRVLDHIIVGQGAPFSFAESGLL